In Pseudomonas sp. p1(2021b), the genomic window ACGATGGGCTGCAACTTGTCGACGAAGCGGTTGACCGCCGAGGCCATGTCGCCGATCTCGTCACGGCTGTCGAGTGCCACTCGCTTGGTCAGGTCGCCTTCGCCTGCGGCGAGATCATCCAGCGCCCTGATCAACAGGCGCAGCTTGCTGACCACTCGTCGCCCCAGCACGATGGCCACCACCAGCAACACCCCCAGGCCCACAAGCACCAGACCGAGGCCTATGCGCCAGCGCAGCTCGGCAGCGGCATCGCGCACGGTTTGTGCGGTGTTGGCCTGCATGGCGGCAGCGCTGCCCTGGGCGGCCTCCAGCCGCGAACGCAATGCCTTGCCGCTGTCGGCCGCCGCCGCCACCAGGCTGTCGCCGACCAGCTGTTCGCCGCTCGCGATCAGGGCGGCGAATCGATCATCCAGAGCCTTGAGCTGTTGCTCCACCCCCGCCGTGGAAACCCCCATCACAACCTTGCCGATCTCGGCTCCGTTGGGGTTGATAGGGGCCTCGACGTAGTACACCGAGGGGTCCTTGCGCGCCGCATCGAGCACCTTGTCCAGCGCCCGCTCGCCCTGCCCCTTCTCGAGCAAGGCCTTGTTGATAGGGTTCTGCCGGTTCAGGTAGCGGGTGAGATGCTGGCCCTGGGCGTCGTCATAGATGACGAACAGTACGTTGGGGTTGCGCTGGGCGCGGCGGGCGAAGTCGGAAAGCGTGGGCACATCGTTGTCCCAGATGGCACGCGGTGCCACCGAGGCCAGCAGCTCGGCCATGTCATTGGCCGAGTCCTTGAGGTTCTTTTCAAGGGTGCTGCGCAACTGCTGTTGTTCGCTTTCAAGACGCGCCGACAGCCCTGCACTCAGACGCTGGCGGGTGCTGGCAGACAGGCTGTCCAGGCCCGAGCGAACGTCCTGGCCCGCTTGCTCAAGCTCCGTGGCGAGCTTGCGGCTGTCATGGCCCAGGCGCTCGCCCAATTGCACCTCCAGGGCGGTGACCGTGCTTCGAGTCAGTGCAACGGCGACCAGTACCTGCACCAGAAGAGCGATACCAAGCGCAACAAACACAGGCCGCAAGAGGCGGCTTCGTAACAGTGAGAGGATGGCAGACACGTTGTAACTCCCGTGTTCTTGGCGCCATTACTTTGATGGCACCTACGGGCGTTCCATGCAGCAAGGGTTGTGCCGGGGGAGGCGGGGAAAAGTGCCAAGGTTCAGCAAGGAATGCTTTGTACGGGCCTGATCGCCGGTACAGGCGAACCGGCAAACAAAAACGCCGCGACCTCTTTCAAGGCCGCGGCGTCGGATCAGCCGAAGGGCAGATCAGGCGAACGGATGACGCAGGACGATGGTCTCGTTGCGATCCGGGCCGGTCGAGATGATGTCGATCGGTGCGCCGATCAACTCTTCGATGCGCTTGATGTAGGCGCGGGCGTTGGCCGGCAGTTCTTCCAGGGTCTTGGCACCCAGGGTCGACTCGCTCCAGCCCGGCAGCTCTTCGTACACCGGCTCCAGGCCAATGTAGCTGTCGGCATCGGAAGGTGCGTCGATGACGGCACCGTTCTCGTCCTTGTAGCCCACGCAGATGTTGATGGTTTCCAGGCCGTCCAGCACGTCCAGCTTGGTCAGGCAGATGCCCGAGATGCTGTTGACGTCGATGGCGCGACGCAGGATCACGGCATCGAACCAGCCGCAACGACGGGCACGACCGGTGGTGGAACCGAACTCATGGCCGCGCTTGGCCAGGGTGGCGCCGGTCTCGTCGAACAGTTCGGTCGGGAACGGGCCGGAACCGACGCGGGTGGTGTACGCCTTGGTGATGCCCAGGATGTAGTCCAGGTACATCGGGCCGACGCCGGAACCGGTGGAGATACCGCCGGCGGTGGTGTTCGAGCTGGTGACGTACGGGTAGGTACCGTGGTCGATGTCCAGCAGCGAGCCCTGCGCGCCTTCGAACATGATGTCCTTGCCGGCACGGCGCAGGTTGTGCAGCTCGGCGGTGACATCGAGCATCATCGGCTTGAGCTGCTCGGCGTAGGCCATGCACTCGTCCAGGGTCTGCTGGAAGTCGATGGCCGGCTCTTTGTAGTAGTTCACCAGCTGGAAGTTGTGGTAGTCCAGCAGCTCGCCGAGCTTGGCGGCGAAGCGCTCGCGGTGGAACAGGTCGCCCACGCGCAGGCCGCGACGAGCCACTTTGTCTTCATAGGCGGGGCCGATACCACGGCCGGTGGTGCCGATCTTGGCTTCGCCACGGGCTTTCTCACGGGCCTGGTCCAGGGCCACGTGGTAGGAGAGGATCAGCGGCGCTGCCGGGCTGATGCGCAGGCGCTCGCGCACCGGTACGCCCTTCTCTTCCAGCTTGGTGATTTCACGCATCAGCGCGTCCGGGGCAACGACCACGCCGTTGCCGATCAGGCACTGGACGCCTTCACGCAGGATGCCGGAAGGGATCAGGTGCAGAACGGTCTTCTCACCATTGATCACCAGGGTGTGACCCGCGTTGTGGCCACCCTGGTAGCGCACTACGGCGGCAGCATGTTCGGTCAGCAGATCGACGATCTTGCCTTTGCCCTCATCACCCCACTGGGTGCCCAGGACGACGACATTCTTACCCATAACACTTGTCCTCATTCACGCAAACTTGGTTGCCGGCCTTTGCCGACGAAGAAACTCATTGGGTCAGCGGCAGTACCTGCCAGCGCCCGTCTTGCTGAATCAATTGCCGATCACAATCCGCCTCGAGAGCAGCACTCAACGGCTGGCCAGGCAGGGCCTGGACCACACGCTGGCCCTCGTTGCGCAACTGGCAGACCATCTGCCAGAGGGCCGCGTCGCCACTGTCGGGCATCCAGATGCCGCCAGCAGGCAATACGACCTCCGCTCGCCCCAGTGTGACCAGGGTCTTCAAATCCGTGGAGAAACCGGTGGCCGGGCGCGCCCGGCCGAAGTCGGCGCCGATGTCGTCGTAGCGCCCGCCCTGGGCGATCGACTGACCGACACCCGGCACGAACACGGCGAACACCACGCCGGTGTGGTAGTGATAGCCGCGCAGCTCGCCCAGGTCGAAATACAAGGGCAGGTCCGGGTAGCGCGCCGTCAGGCGGTCGGCGATCGCCAGCAGGTCGTCCAGCGCCGCCAGCACGCTGGCTGGGGCACGGCCCAGGCGCACGCGAGCCTCGGCCAGCACTTCGCGGCCACCGCACAGTTCGGTCAAGGCCCGCAGCATGCTGCCCAGGTCCTTGGGGAGGTCGGCGGTGAGGGCCTGCACTTCATCGACAGCCTTGCGCTGCAGAGCATCGAACAACTGCTGCTCGACCGCACCGGACAGGCCCGCGGCACGGGCCAGGCCGCGATAGATACCGACGTGGCCGAGGTCCATGTGCACATCGGCGACGTCGGTCAGCTGCAGCGTGGCGAGCATCAGGCTGATGACCTCAACATCGCTGGTGGGGCTGGCGTCGCCGTACAGCTCGGCACCGAGCTGGATCGGGCTACGCGAGGTGGACAGGGCTCGGGGCTGGGCATGCAGCACGCTGCCGGCATAGCACAGGCGGCTCGGGCCTTCGCGGCGCAGGGTATGGGCGTCGATGCGCGCCACCTGCGGGGTGAAGTCGGCACGAAAGCCCATCAGACGACCGGACTGCGGGTCGACCACCTTGAAGGTACGCTGGTCCAGGTCCTGGCCGGCACCGGTGAGCAGCGATTCCAGGTACTCGATATGCGGGGTGACGACCAGTTCGTAACCCCAACTCTGGAACAGGTCCAACACCTGGCGCCGCGCGATCTCGATACGCGCGGCCTCAGGCGGCAGTACTTCCTCGATGCCATCTGGCAGCAGCCAGCGGTCTACCGTTGCCATTACGCCATTTCCCCTCTGGTCCGGGCGGCCTGCCCACAGGCGAGCCGTAAGTGAAGCAGGCATTGGCGCACAGCAGCGGGCAGCACTGATCCCAGCGCCACCACCGTACCCAATACCCTCGAATTGCCTTGCGACCTGGCCAAGCCGTCAACCGGCGGCTTGCCAATCAACCTTGCAGACGCAAAAAAGCCGGGAATTTCCCGGCTGACTGATCATACACCGCTTTTCCTTCAGGATGCACCCCGCTTGGCATTTTAGCTGCCGGGCGGGGTGCCTTCCGGCCAGTTGCCGGGGCTGCTTTGCAACCCTTTCACGGCACAAGGCCGCTCCTACAGGGGGTGCACAATCCTGTAGGAGCGGCCTTGTGCCGCGAAAGGGCCGCACAGCGGCCCCGCCAATTCAAGCCAAGACGATCAAGGCTTGCTCTTGTCCAGGAAGCGGAAGAACTCGTTCTTCGGATCCAGGACCAGCACGTCGCTCTTGCTCGAGAAGCTCTCGCGGTACGCCTGCAGGCTGCGGTAGAACGCATAGAACTCCGCGTCCTGGGTGTAGGCCTTGGCATAGATGGCAGCCGCTTGGGCGTCACCATCACCGCGGGTCTCCTCCGCTTCGCGATAGGCTTCGGCCAGCAGTACGCGACGCTGGCGGTCGGCATCGGCGCGGATACCTTCAGCCAGTTCGTTACCCTTGGCACGATGCTCGCGCGCTTCACGCTCACGCTCGGTGCTCATGCGGTCGAACACGCTGCGGTTCACTTCCTTGGGCAGGTCGATGGCCTTGACGCGCACGTCGATGACTTCGATACCCAGCTCCTTGCTGGCCATGCGGTTCAGCGAAGCGGTGATGTCCGCCATCAATGCGTCACGTTCACCGGAGACCACTTCGTGCAGGGTGCGCTTACCGAACTGGTCACGCAGGCCGCTTTCCAGACGACGGGACAAACGCTCGTCGGCGATCTGCTTGAGGCCCGAGGTCGCGGTGTAGAAGCGCTCGGCATCCTTGACCCGCCACTTGGCGTAGGCATCGACCATCACCGCTTTCTTCTCCAGGGTCAGGAAGCGCTGGGTCGGGGCGTCCAGGGTCATCAGGCGAGCGTCGAACTTGCGCACCTGGTTGACGTAGGGAACCTTCACATGCAGGCCTGGCTGGACATCCGCCTGGACCACACGGCCGAATTGCAGCAATACCGCACGCTCGGTCTGGGACACGATGTAGAAGCTGTTCCAGGCCACGATGGCCAGTACGACAGCGGCGATCAGGGCGATCAGCGATTTATTGCTCATCAACGGCTCTCCCTAGAACGCAGCGACTGTTGCTGCTGTTGCATTTCCTGCGCTGCGCGCGCGGCCGCGTCGTTGACCGAGGCCGGTACGCTGCTGACCGGAGCGGCCGTGTTGCGGCTGCCTTCGACCATCTTGTCCAGCGGCAGGTAAAGCAGGTTGTTCTGCCCATCCTTGCTTGCCACCAGGACCTTGCTCGAGTTGCTGTAGACCTCTTGCATGGTCTCCAGGTACAGGCGCTGGCGGGTCACGTCCGGCGCCTTGCGGTACTCGGCGACCAGCTTGGTGAAGCGGTCGGCCTCACCCTTGGCGCGGGCGATGACTTCATCGCGGTAGCCGTTGGCGTCCTCGATGATGCGCTGGGCCTGGCCACGGGCTTCCGGCACCACGCCGTTGGCGTAGGACTCGGCCTGGTTGCGCGCACGCTGCTCGTCCTCACGGGCGCGGATCACGTCATCGAAGGCTTCCTGCACTTCACGCGGGGCTGCCGCGCTCTGTACGTTGACCTGGGTGACGGTGATACCGGTGCGGTAGGTGTCGAGGAAGCGTTGCAGGCGCTCGCGGATATCCACGGCCATCTGCTCACGGCCTTCGGTCAGCACCTGGTCCATCGAGGTGGAGCCCACCACGTGGCGCAGGGCGCTTTCGGTCGCATGCTGGAGGCTGACCTCCGGCTGGTCGACGTTGAGCACGAAGTCCTGCAGGTTGGTGATCTTGTACTGCACGGTCAGCGGCACCTCGACGATGTTCTCGTCCTCGGTGAGCATCTGGCCCTGCTTGCTGTAGGCCCGCTCGCGGGTCACGTTCTCGAGGTACTTGCGATCGATCGGCGGGAAGTAGATGTTCAGGCCCGGCCCGACCGTCTCGTAGTACTTGCCGAAGCGCAGCACCACGGCCTGCTCCTGCTCGTCCACCACGTAAACGGCGCTGTACAGCCAGATAGCCGCCAGCACGGCCAGGCCGATGCCCAGCAGGCCCAGGCCACCACCCTTGCCGATATTGCGGTCACCACCGCCACCGCGTTTCTTGCCGCTGCCGAACATGCCGTTCAGGCTGTCCTGCAGCTTGCGGAAGGCCTCGTCCAGATCCGGTGGACCTTTCTTGTCGCCACCACCGCCGCCACGGCGGCCGCCCCAGGGATCCTGATTGTTCGAGTTGCCACCCGGCTCGTTCCAAGCCATAGCGCTCTCCATCTGATAAAGCAAAGACGCGCCCACGGCGCGCCGTCCAATGCTACAGAATGCCTGCTTCGGCCGCCCGACGACCTCGACGGGCATTTATTGCAAAGTGTGTTGCTCGATGAACAGTTCAGGCTCCATGCCTTCGCGACTGACCAGGCGATTGAGCTCTACCCGGGGCAGCCGCACGCTCAGCAGGCTGCGACCTTCTTCATCGTGCTCTTCGCCTTGCACCGCGCCCAGAGCGAAGAATTGCGCGCGCAAGCGGGCAAGTCGCTGTTCCAGGCGCAGGGTTCCGACATACAGATCATCCCCCAGCAACTCGGCAATCGCCTGGCCAACCAGTTCCAGGCCACGTCCATCACGTGCCGATACCCAGACCCGTTGCGGCTTGCCGTCGGCATCGCGCTGGATCTGCGGCTCGACATCTTCGAGCAGGTCGAGTTTGTTATAGACCTCGAGGATCGGCAAGCCTTCGGCCCCGATCTCACCCAGTACCGCCAGCACCTGCTCGATCTGCTCCATGCGCTCGGGCTCATGGGCATCGATCACATGCAGCAGCAGGTCGGAGTTGCTCGATTCCTCGAGCGTAGCCCGAAATGCCTCGACCAGCTTGTGCGGAAGGTGGCGGATGAAGCCCACGGTGTCGGCCAGCACGATCGGACCCAGGTCGTTCAGCTCGAGCCGGCGCAGGGTCGGGTCGAGGGTGGCGAACAGCTGGTCCGCTGCGTACACCTCGGATTCAGTCAGGGCGTTGAACAATGTGGACTTGCCAGCGTTGGTATAACCCACCAGCGACACTGCGGGGATGTCCGCGCGCTTGCGCCCGCGGCGCGCCTGCTCGCGCTGACTGCGCACCTTCTCCAGGCGTGACTTGATCTGGCGAATGCGCACCCGCAACAGGCGGCGGTCGGTTTCCAGCTGGGTTTCACCCGGGCCACGCAGGCCGATACCGCCCTTCTGCCGCTCCAGGTGGGTCCAGCCCCGCACCAGCCGCGTGCTCATGTGCTCGAGCTGGGCCAGTTCGACCTGCAGCTTGCCTTCATGGGTACGCGCCCGTTGGGCGAAGATATCGAGGATCAGCCCGGTACGGTCGAGCACACGACACTCGAAAACGCGTTCGAGGTTGCGCTCCTGACTGGGCGTGAGGGTGTGATTGAAAATCACCAGGTCTACCTGCTCGGCATGGACCAGGTCGTGCAACTCTTCGACCTTGCCACTGCCAATCAGGTATTTGGCGGAAGGCTGATGCCTTGCTACCGAGACCAGCGAGACGATGTCGGCACCGGCCGACAATGCCAGCTCCTGAAACTCCTGCGGGTCTTCGCGCGCCTCAGGGTTCTGACCTTCCAAGTGAACGAGCAGCGCTCGCTCACCACCACCGTGGCGCTCAAAGAACAATGCAGGCTCCTATCAGGCGTTGCCTGGCTCGCTGTCGCCGTGTTCGGAATCGGACGGGCTTGGCAGGCGAACCGGACGGGCAGGAACCACGGTCGAAATGGCGTGCTTGTAGACCATCTGGCTGACGGTATTCTTCAGCAGTACCACGAACTGGTCGAAGGATTCGATCGAGCCCTGCAGCTTGATCCCGTTTACCAAGTAGATGGAAACCGGGACCTTTTCTTTTCTCAAGGTGTTCAAGTAAGGGTCTTGTAGCGAATGCCCTTTTGACATATGCCGCACTCCTGTAAGGATCAATAGTAAAAAAACAATAAAAATCGGTAATTCATGCCGCCCTTTCGCAAGAATAGACGGCAATTGCAGGGACTCAGCTCAATATGGAGACGGTCCCCAGGTATTTCAAGGTGCGGGACAGATTGTCGCAGGCCAGGCTGTCGAGCCACTCCACGCCGGACCAGCCGCGCAACCAGGTGAATTGCCGCTTGGCCAACTGGCGTGTGGCAATGATACCGCGCTCGCGCATCTCGTCGGCCGTGAGCTTGCCATCCAGATGATCCCAGACCTGCCGATACCCCACTGCCCGTATAGACGGCAGCCCGGCGTGCAAGTCACTTCTGGCGCGCAGTGCTCGGACCTCGTCGACGAACCCCTGTTCCAGCATTTGCGAGAATCGTAGCGCAATTCGTTGATGCAAAATGTGACGATCTGTAGGAGCAATCGCCAAACTGGCGACAGTATAGGGCAAATGCCCGCCCGCGCCTGCGTCTGCTGCGCGACTTTCCGCGAATTGACGTTGCCGGTGGGCCGTCATGCTCTGGCCGCTCACCCGGTAGACCTCCAGGGCGCGGATCAGGCGTTGGGGGTCGTTGGGGTGGATACGGGCCGCCGATTCGGGGTCGACCTCGGCCAACTGCCTGTGCAGCTCGGCCAGGCCGAGCTCGCGGGCCTGGGCCTCGAGCTCGGCGCGCACCGCGGTGTCTGCCGCGGGCATGTCCGCCAGGCCATCGACCAGCGCCTTGTAGTAGAGCATGGTCCCACCCACCAGCAGCGGGATCTTGCCGCGGGCGGTGATCTCGGCCATCGCTTCCAGGGCGTCGCTGCAGAACTGCGCCGCCGAATAGCTCTCGGCCGGGTCGAGGATGTCGATCAGCCGGTGCGGATGGGCAGCGAGCACCTCTTTCGACGGCTTGGCCGTGCCGATGTCCATGCCGCGATAGACCAGCGCCGAATCGACACTGATCAGCTCGCACGGCAACACCTTGGTCAGCTCGATGGCCAGGTCGGTCTTGCCGGCCGCCGTCGGGCCCATGAGGAATATTGCAGGGGGCTTGCCGCTCATGTCATCGACCGCGCAGGAAGAGTTTGTCCAGGTCATCCAGCCCAAGCTGGGTCCAGGTCGGGCGGCCGTGGTTGCACTGACCGCTGCGTTCGGTGTTTTCCATATCGCGAAGCAGCGCGTTCATCTCGGGAATGGCCAGGCGGCGGTTGGCGCGCACGGCGCCATGGCAGGCCATGGTGCCGAGCAGTTCGTTAAGGTGCGCTTGAATGCGGTCACTGGTGCCATACTCCATCAGGTCGGCCAGCACGTCCTGCACCAGGCGGTTGGCCTCGGCCTGCTTGAGCAAGGCGGGGATCTGCCGGATCGCCAGGGTTTCAGGCCCCAGGCGCTGCAACTCGAAGCCCAGGCGCTGGAACCATTGGGCATGTTCCTCGGCACAGTCGGCTTCGCGCTGGCTGAGCGCCAGCGACTCGGGCACCAACAGTGGCTGGCCACTCAGGCCCTCGCTGGCCATGGCCACTTTCAATCGCTCGTACATGATCCGCTCGTGGGCGGCGTGCATGTCCACCAACACCAGGCCCACGGCGTTCTCAGAAAGGATATAGATGCCCTTGAGCTGGGCCAGGGCGTAGCCGAGCGGCGGCACATCGCCTTGGCTCTGCGGCAATGCCACCGGCGCTGCCGCGCCGTTTTCCAGCGGGGCGAAGAACTCACGGTAGACCGCCTGGGCCTCGGCGGCAGGCACCGGTTGCGAAGGCCGAGGCGTGTACTGGTACTGGTAGCCCGCGCCACTACCACCGGCGAACGCCTGGCGCGGTTCAGCCTGGGGCTGTTCGAGCACCGGCGAGGCCAGGCGCATCTCGCCCTGGGGGCCGAATTCGCCAACCTGCAGCCCAGTGGGGCGTACGATCTCGGTGGCCGCGGCCGGCGCGGCCAGCTGGTCTTCCGGGCGCACGTCCGCCA contains:
- the miaA gene encoding tRNA (adenosine(37)-N6)-dimethylallyltransferase MiaA codes for the protein MSGKPPAIFLMGPTAAGKTDLAIELTKVLPCELISVDSALVYRGMDIGTAKPSKEVLAAHPHRLIDILDPAESYSAAQFCSDALEAMAEITARGKIPLLVGGTMLYYKALVDGLADMPAADTAVRAELEAQARELGLAELHRQLAEVDPESAARIHPNDPQRLIRALEVYRVSGQSMTAHRQRQFAESRAADAGAGGHLPYTVASLAIAPTDRHILHQRIALRFSQMLEQGFVDEVRALRARSDLHAGLPSIRAVGYRQVWDHLDGKLTADEMRERGIIATRQLAKRQFTWLRGWSGVEWLDSLACDNLSRTLKYLGTVSILS
- the hflX gene encoding ribosome rescue GTPase HflX is translated as MFFERHGGGERALLVHLEGQNPEAREDPQEFQELALSAGADIVSLVSVARHQPSAKYLIGSGKVEELHDLVHAEQVDLVIFNHTLTPSQERNLERVFECRVLDRTGLILDIFAQRARTHEGKLQVELAQLEHMSTRLVRGWTHLERQKGGIGLRGPGETQLETDRRLLRVRIRQIKSRLEKVRSQREQARRGRKRADIPAVSLVGYTNAGKSTLFNALTESEVYAADQLFATLDPTLRRLELNDLGPIVLADTVGFIRHLPHKLVEAFRATLEESSNSDLLLHVIDAHEPERMEQIEQVLAVLGEIGAEGLPILEVYNKLDLLEDVEPQIQRDADGKPQRVWVSARDGRGLELVGQAIAELLGDDLYVGTLRLEQRLARLRAQFFALGAVQGEEHDEEGRSLLSVRLPRVELNRLVSREGMEPELFIEQHTLQ
- the hflC gene encoding protease modulator HflC, whose product is MSNKSLIALIAAVVLAIVAWNSFYIVSQTERAVLLQFGRVVQADVQPGLHVKVPYVNQVRKFDARLMTLDAPTQRFLTLEKKAVMVDAYAKWRVKDAERFYTATSGLKQIADERLSRRLESGLRDQFGKRTLHEVVSGERDALMADITASLNRMASKELGIEVIDVRVKAIDLPKEVNRSVFDRMSTEREREAREHRAKGNELAEGIRADADRQRRVLLAEAYREAEETRGDGDAQAAAIYAKAYTQDAEFYAFYRSLQAYRESFSSKSDVLVLDPKNEFFRFLDKSKP
- a CDS encoding ATP phosphoribosyltransferase regulatory subunit, whose product is MATVDRWLLPDGIEEVLPPEAARIEIARRQVLDLFQSWGYELVVTPHIEYLESLLTGAGQDLDQRTFKVVDPQSGRLMGFRADFTPQVARIDAHTLRREGPSRLCYAGSVLHAQPRALSTSRSPIQLGAELYGDASPTSDVEVISLMLATLQLTDVADVHMDLGHVGIYRGLARAAGLSGAVEQQLFDALQRKAVDEVQALTADLPKDLGSMLRALTELCGGREVLAEARVRLGRAPASVLAALDDLLAIADRLTARYPDLPLYFDLGELRGYHYHTGVVFAVFVPGVGQSIAQGGRYDDIGADFGRARPATGFSTDLKTLVTLGRAEVVLPAGGIWMPDSGDAALWQMVCQLRNEGQRVVQALPGQPLSAALEADCDRQLIQQDGRWQVLPLTQ
- the hflK gene encoding FtsH protease activity modulator HflK produces the protein MAWNEPGGNSNNQDPWGGRRGGGGGDKKGPPDLDEAFRKLQDSLNGMFGSGKKRGGGGDRNIGKGGGLGLLGIGLAVLAAIWLYSAVYVVDEQEQAVVLRFGKYYETVGPGLNIYFPPIDRKYLENVTRERAYSKQGQMLTEDENIVEVPLTVQYKITNLQDFVLNVDQPEVSLQHATESALRHVVGSTSMDQVLTEGREQMAVDIRERLQRFLDTYRTGITVTQVNVQSAAAPREVQEAFDDVIRAREDEQRARNQAESYANGVVPEARGQAQRIIEDANGYRDEVIARAKGEADRFTKLVAEYRKAPDVTRQRLYLETMQEVYSNSSKVLVASKDGQNNLLYLPLDKMVEGSRNTAAPVSSVPASVNDAAARAAQEMQQQQQSLRSRESR
- the hfq gene encoding RNA chaperone Hfq yields the protein MSKGHSLQDPYLNTLRKEKVPVSIYLVNGIKLQGSIESFDQFVVLLKNTVSQMVYKHAISTVVPARPVRLPSPSDSEHGDSEPGNA
- a CDS encoding adenylosuccinate synthase, whose translation is MGKNVVVLGTQWGDEGKGKIVDLLTEHAAAVVRYQGGHNAGHTLVINGEKTVLHLIPSGILREGVQCLIGNGVVVAPDALMREITKLEEKGVPVRERLRISPAAPLILSYHVALDQAREKARGEAKIGTTGRGIGPAYEDKVARRGLRVGDLFHRERFAAKLGELLDYHNFQLVNYYKEPAIDFQQTLDECMAYAEQLKPMMLDVTAELHNLRRAGKDIMFEGAQGSLLDIDHGTYPYVTSSNTTAGGISTGSGVGPMYLDYILGITKAYTTRVGSGPFPTELFDETGATLAKRGHEFGSTTGRARRCGWFDAVILRRAIDVNSISGICLTKLDVLDGLETINICVGYKDENGAVIDAPSDADSYIGLEPVYEELPGWSESTLGAKTLEELPANARAYIKRIEELIGAPIDIISTGPDRNETIVLRHPFA